From Deltaproteobacteria bacterium, a single genomic window includes:
- a CDS encoding UDP-N-acetylglucosamine pyrophosphorylase, which translates to MHSEGIDKIQRLIKKGVRIPSPRSVLIGDEVPLDRISGNGVVIYPGCKIFGENILIMAGVKLGYEEPVTVEDCQIGPDVELRGGFFRRSAFFAKASMGYGAQVRDGCILEEHANGAHTVGLKQTILFPFVTLGSLINFCDCLMSGGASRKNHSEVGSSYVHFNYTANQDKATPSLIGDAPRGVMLNQDAIFLGGQGGLVGPVRVEYGTVIAAGVVCRKDIPDGRKLVLAEGPCRQGVDDPRLIANFHHGIYWHVKGRVSKNINYIANLMALRQWYVETRSLFHRGDSMAGMLHQGALDKLDMAIQERIDRLEALARKMPESAKRYRRIMKEQLNEKLLRQKQELFERWQDIEAVFERNLENSGNPAIREPFIEEVCRGVKERGADYVGVIQGLDKAWSLKGTKWLQGIVDTINEEALEIMPSFKCK; encoded by the coding sequence ATGCATTCTGAAGGCATAGACAAGATACAAAGGCTTATAAAAAAGGGGGTCAGGATACCAAGCCCCCGTAGTGTCCTAATAGGAGATGAGGTCCCTTTGGACCGCATCTCAGGAAACGGGGTTGTCATCTATCCGGGCTGTAAGATCTTTGGTGAAAATATTCTCATTATGGCTGGCGTCAAACTCGGCTATGAAGAACCCGTGACCGTGGAAGACTGCCAGATCGGTCCCGACGTAGAACTAAGGGGCGGGTTTTTCAGACGCTCAGCCTTTTTTGCAAAGGCGAGTATGGGATATGGGGCCCAGGTCAGGGACGGGTGCATCTTGGAAGAACATGCAAATGGCGCCCACACCGTGGGTCTGAAGCAGACCATACTTTTTCCTTTTGTAACCCTTGGAAGCCTCATAAACTTCTGTGACTGCCTCATGTCAGGGGGCGCCAGCCGGAAAAACCACAGTGAGGTGGGGAGCTCCTATGTACATTTCAACTACACCGCTAATCAGGACAAAGCCACCCCGTCTTTGATCGGCGACGCGCCAAGGGGTGTAATGCTGAATCAGGATGCCATATTTCTGGGAGGGCAGGGGGGGCTGGTTGGCCCTGTACGGGTGGAATACGGAACAGTGATTGCAGCAGGTGTCGTTTGTCGAAAGGACATCCCGGATGGCCGCAAGCTTGTGCTGGCCGAAGGCCCGTGTCGCCAGGGTGTTGACGACCCTCGCCTTATCGCGAACTTTCATCATGGCATATACTGGCATGTTAAGGGGCGGGTAAGCAAAAACATCAATTATATCGCGAACCTCATGGCCCTCAGGCAATGGTACGTGGAGACTCGCTCCCTGTTTCATAGAGGCGACTCCATGGCTGGGATGCTCCATCAGGGTGCATTGGACAAGCTGGATATGGCAATTCAGGAGCGAATCGATCGCCTTGAAGCGCTGGCCCGGAAGATGCCTGAATCTGCAAAAAGGTACCGTCGGATCATGAAGGAACAGTTAAACGAAAAGCTCCTGAGGCAGAAACAGGAGCTTTTTGAGAGATGGCAGGACATAGAGGCAGTATTTGAAAGGAACCTGGAGAATTCGGGAAATCCTGCTATCCGGGAGCCTTTCATAGAGGAGGTCTGCAGGGGCGTTAAGGAGAGAGGCGCTGACTACGTGGGAGTTATACAGGGGCTTGATAAGGCTTGGTCTTTGAAGGGAACGAAATGGCTTCAAGGTATCGTGGATACGATAAACGAAGAAGCCCTGGAGATTATGCCGTCTTTCAAATGCAAATAG